A section of the Falco rusticolus isolate bFalRus1 chromosome Z, bFalRus1.pri, whole genome shotgun sequence genome encodes:
- the HAPLN1 gene encoding hyaluronan and proteoglycan link protein 1, giving the protein MKSLLFLVLISVCWAEPHPDNSSLEHERIIHIQAENGPRLLVVAEQAKIFSHRGGNVTLPCKFYHEHTSTAGSGTHKIRVKWTKLTSDYLKEVDVFVAMGHHRKSYGNYQGRVFLRESSENDASLIITNIILEDYGRYKCEVIEGLEDDTAVVALNLEGVVFPYAPRLGRYNLNFHEAQRACLDQDSVIASFDQLYDAWRSGLDWCNAGWLSDGSVQYPITKPREPCGGKNTVPGVRNYGFWDKDKSRYDVFCFTSNFNGRFYYLIHPTKLTYDEAVQACLKDGAQIAKVGQIFAAWKLLGYDRCDAGWLADGSVRYPISRPRKRCSPNEAAVRFVGFPDKKHKLYGVYCFRAYN; this is encoded by the exons CAGAAAATGGACCCCGTCTACTTGTGGTAGCAGAGCAAGCTAAAATCTTCTCACACCGGGGTGGCAATGTCACACTGCCATGTAAATTTTACCATGAACACACATCAACAGCTGGCTCAGGAACCCACAAAATCCGGGTCAAGTGGACCAAACTCACCTCAGATTACCTCAAAGAAGTGGACGTCTTTGTTGCAATGGGACACCACAGAAAGAGCTACGGAAACTACCAAGGCAGAGTGTTTCTGAGGGAAAGCAGTGAAAACGATGCCTCTCTTATAATCACAAATATAATACTGGAGGATTATGGAAGATATAAGTGTGAGGTTATTGAAGGATTAGAGGATGACACAGCAGTGGTAGCTCTGAATTTGGAAG GTGTTGTGTTCCCTTACGCTCCGCGGCTGGGTCGTTACAACTTAAACTTCCACGAGGCTCAGCGAGCGTGTCTGGACCAAGACTCTGTTATCGCCTCCTTTGACCAGCTCTACGATGCCTGGAGGTCAGGGCTGGACTGGTGCAACGCCGGCTGGCTCAGCGATGGCTCCGTGCAGTACCCCATCACTAAGCCCAGGGAGCCCTGCGGAGGGAAGAACACAGTGCCTGGGGTCAGGAATTACGGGTTCTGGGATAAAGATAAAAGCCGATACGATGTCTTCTGTTTTACTTCAAACTTCAATG GTCGTTTTTACTACCTAATTCACCCGACCAAGCTGACCTACGATGAAGCCGTCCAGGCGTGCTTGAAGGATGGAGCTCAGATTGCTAAAGTTGGCCAGATATTTGCTGCCTGGAAGCTCCTGGGGTACGACCGCTGCgatgctggctggctggctgacgGCAGCGTCCGCTACCCCATCTCCAGGCCAAGGAAACGCTGCAGTCCTAACGAAGCAGCTGTTCGCTTTGTAGGCTTCCCTGATAAAAAGCACAAGCTGTATGGTGTCTACTGTTTCAGAGCATACAACTGA